The nucleotide sequence TAATTTTTTTTTAAGATAATGTATATTTGTGCTCATAAAAATTTAATGATTTATTATTACTTCAAAATTATATAAATGAAAGCAAAAATAGATGCATTTTTGGAGCTTGTTAAAGAAAGAAATGGTAACGAACCAGAATTTATGCAAGCTGTGCACGAAGTTGCAGAAACGGTAATTCCGTTTATTGAGGAAAACCCAAAATATCAAGGTAAAATGCTACTTGAAAGAATGGTAGAACCAGAAAGAACGATCATTTTTAGAGTGCCATGGGTAGACGATAACGGAAATACTCAAGTGAATAGAGGATTTAGAGTAGAATTTAATTCTGCAATTGGACCTTATAAAGGAGGCTTACGTTTTCACCCAAGTGTTAACTTAAGTATACTTAAATTTTTAGGTTTTGAGCAAGTATTTAAAAACTCATTGACCACTTTACCAATGGGTGGAGGAAAAGGAGGATCAGATTTTAATCCAAAAGGAAAATCCGACAACGAAGTAATGCGTTTTTGTCAGTCGTTTATGAATGAGCTTTTTCGTCATATAGGCGCTAATACTGATGTTCCAGCTGGAGATATTGGTGTTGGTGGTCGTGAAATAGGTTACATGTTTGGACAATATAAAAGACTTAGAAATGAGTTCACAGGAATATTGACAGGCAAAGGTATAGCTTATGGAGGATCTTTAATTCGTCCTGAAGCAACAGGTTATGGTACAGTTTATTTTGCTAAAAATATGCTAGCAACAAAGGGAGATTCTTTTAATGAAAAAACAGTTGTTATTTCTGGCTCAGGAAACGTTGCCCAGTTTGCATGTGAAAAAGCAACTGAATTGGGAGCTAAAGTTGTTACTTTATCTGATTCTTCTGGATTTATTCATGATGCAGATGGTATTGATGCTGATAAATTAGCTTTTGTAATGAATTTAAAAAATGTTAAAAGAGGAAGAATAAGTGAATATACTTCGCAATACCCTTCGGCAATATTTCATGCTGATAAAAGACCATGGTCTATTTCGTGTGATATAGCATTACCATGTGCAACTCAAAATGAATTAAATGAGGAAGAAGCACAAGTATTAATATCAAATAATGTTATTGCAGTTGCAGAAGGAGCAAATATGCCAACAACCCCAGAAGCTATTGAAGCTTTTCAAAATGCAAAAGTGTTATTCTCGCCTGGAAAAGCGTCTAATGCAGGAGGTGTAGCAACTTCAGGCCTTGAAATGAGTCAAAACTCATTACGTTTAAATTGGACAAGAGAAGAGGTTGATGCTAAGCTAAATAGAATTATGGACGATATTCATGAATCTTGTGTAAAGTATGGAACAGGTGCAGATGGATATGTTAACTATGTAAGAGGTGCTAATATTGCAGGTTTTGTTAAAGTAGCAGATGCAATGCTGGATCAAGGAGTTGTTTAAAAGACAAACAAACCAAATAAGTTCTAAAGCTTCCAGATTTCTGGAAGCTTTTTACTTTTAATATATATGATTTCACTGTATTTGTCGTTAGTAATAAATATATTTGACTATTGAAATAAATAAATGAAAAAGAAGTTTTTTATAATATTTTTTGCACTTATTGGCGTGTTTTTTTTAAATGCTCAAAGTACTTCTTTGCTTTGGGAAGGACATTTTTCGTATTTGAACATTAAAGATGTAGTAGCGAGTCAAGAAAAAATTTATGCAGCTTCTGAAAATGCTATTTTCAGTTATGATTTAATAACTCAAGAGTTAGAAACAATTTCTACAGTTACTGGATTGTCTGGAGAATTAATTTCAACAATTCATTATAGCGAGAATTATAATTTACTAATTATAGGATATGAAAATGGATTGATGGAGGTTTTTAATGAATCTACTGAAGAAATGACAACTGTAGTCGATATTTTAGATAAAAATACAATTCCACCTAATAATAAAAGAATTAACCATTTTAGGGAACTTGATGAATATATTTTTATTTCAGCAGATTTTGGAATTTCGGTCTTTGATTTATCTAGGTTAGAATTTGGAGACACCTATTATATTGGAAATGGAGGATCGCAAATACAAGTTAATCAATCAACAATTTTCAATGGTTATATCTATGCAGCCTGTGAAGGTGGTGGAGGTATTAAAAGAGGTTTATTGAGTAGCCCAAACTTAATAGATTTTCAAGAATGGGAACAAATATCAACAAGTAATTTTAATGGAATTGAGACAGTTTTAAATAAGTTATACTGTACCTCTACGAATAGTAGAATTTATGAAATAAACGGCACAACACTTAATCAATTGGCAGTCTACCCAAGACAACCATTAGACATAAAAAGCTCAAACAATCAATTAGTTATAACGACCCAAGATAATGTTTATATTTATGACTCTGATTTCAATCTTTTGGTAAACCCAACGTTAACAATAGAATTTGACACTACTTTTACATCTTCTACAGTAACACAAGAAGGGATTTATATTGGCTCTAATGGATTTGGAGTTTTAAGAACAATAGAAGCAGATGTAGCAACATTTCTAGAAATACACCCAGATGGACCATTAAGAAACGATGTGTTTTCAATTACCTCTGGATTTGGGAATGTGTGGATTTCTTATGGAGACTATACAAAGTTCTACAATCCAAGCCCATTTAAAAATGAAGGTGTTAGTCAATTGTTTGACGATAAATGGAATAATATTTCTTATGAAAATGTTTTTGGATTACGAAATTTAAATGCCATTTCGATTAACCCTTTAAACCCACAACAAGTATTTGTAAGTTCTTTTCATGATGGGATGTTAGAAATTAATGACGGTATGGCAACACAAAGGCTAGATGAGACTAATAGCGGCTTAGAGTCTTTAGTTTTACCTAGTACACCAAATTATAAAAGTATTAGAGTTTCTGGGACTACATTTGATGATAATGGTGTACTATGGTCACTTACAGGTTTAGTAGAAAAGCCTTTAAAATCATACGACCCAAATTCAAATTTGTGGAGAAGCTTTGATTTTACTGAGTTAATTCCTAATGCTTTAACCGACAATATTGGATTTAAAGAACTTTTATTAGCTCCTTCAGGCGATATATTTATTGCTTCGTTTTCTTATGGGGTCATTGGTTTTAAAGAAAATGGAGGGAATTTTATATTTAGAAACGTTGATAAAGAAAACGGGAATCTACCAGAAAAATCTGTAAGAGCCATCGCTTTGGATAAAGGAGGCCAATTATGGATTGGAACAGACATAGGTTTGAGAGTACTTTATAATGTATCTGGGTTTTTTAATGATGAAAACTTGACGACTGATGAAATTGTAATATTGGATAATGGCATTCCTAAAGAGTTGCTTCAAGACCAATTTATATCCGATATTAAAGTCGATGGGTCAAATAATAAATGGGTAGCTACAATTGGAGCTGGGTTATATTATTTTTCGCCAGATGGTCAACAAACAATTTATCATTTCACGAAAGACAACTCACCGCTCCCGTCTAACAATGTAAATGATGTAAGTATCGATGATGTCAATGGAGTGATTTACATTGGTACGGATAAAGGATTGATGTCTTTTAAATCTGGAGGTTCTTCTCCTACCGAAGAACTAGTCGATGCATATGTGTATCCAAACCCAGTAAGACCCGAGTTTAATATTACTACCGAAAAAGTAAAAATAAAAGATATTACAGATAATGTTAATATTAAGATTACTGATATTGAAGGAAACTTAGTAGCTGAAGCACAATCTAGAGCAAATTCAAGATATCGAGGTTATAACCTTGAAATAGATGGAGGAACAGCCTATTGGAACGGAAAAAATATGGCAAATAATACCGTTGCTTCAGGGGTATATCTTGTAATGATTTCTGACATGGGATCCCTAGAAACAAAAGTCTTAAAGCTAATGATAATTAGGCAATGATAATTTCTACAAAAGCCATTGTTTTATCAAAAATTAAGTACAAAGATCACGATCTTATTATTAAGTGTTATACCGAAAAATTTGGAGTTATTTCTTATTTAGTAAAAAATGCGTTAAAAACTAAAAAAGGGAAATTTAAAGTTGCTTATTTTCAACCTTTGAGTTTATTAGAAATAGAAGCTGACCATAAAGAAAATCGCTCTTTAAACTATTTAAGAGACATAAAACTTCAGACATATTATAGTTCATTACATACCAATGTTATTAAAAGTACTATAGCCATGTTTCTATCCGAAGTTTTGTCCAGTATTTTAATTGAAGAAGAAAAGAACGAGGCTTTGTATAGTTTTTTAGAAACCACCATGATATGGTTTGATGAAAGTGAAACTAACACTAATTTTCATTTACTTTTTTTAACAGAACTCACAAAATATTTAGGTTTTTATCCAGAAAACCCTAAAACAATAAACAGTACATATTTTAATTTAGAAGAAGGTAAATTTCAAAACATCAAAACGAATTCTAACTGTATTACAGGAAATAATTTAACAATACTTAAACAGTGCTTAGGCATAAAATTTGATGATAGTAAATTATTGGAGATAACATCATCTCAAAAACGTGATTTTTTAAGTATGATATTACTCTATTTTAAGCTACATTTGGACGGATTTAAACACCCGAAATCTTTATCAATTTTAAATCAAGTATTTAGTTAAGATATGAGAAGCCTTTGTTTCTTTTTTTTATGTTTTTTTTGTCTCTTCACTAGTGCCCAGGAAATAACAGTTTTAGATGCAACAACTAGCGAACCAATTTTAGGCGTAGCAGCATATAATTCGAGTAAAACGAAAAGCACTATTTCTGGATTTGATGGCAAAATAGTACTTGATATTTTTTCTGAAAATGAAAAAATAACTTTTCAACATATTGCACATATTACAACGACACTTGTTAAGTCAAATATTACAAATATTATTTATTTAAAGTCTAAATCGCAAGATTTGGATGAAATTGTAATTTCTGCCTCAAAGTTTGAGCAAAGCAAAAAAGAAGTGCCTCAAAAAATAATGAGTATTAAGGCAGAAGATGTGGTGTTTAGTAATCCGCAAACAAGTGCAGATTTGCTTCAAAACTCGGGACAAGTCTTTATTCAAAAAAGTCAAATGGGAGGCGGAAGCCCTTTAATAAGAGGATTTTCTACAAATAGACTCTTAATCTCGGTTGATGATGTTAGAATGAATACGGCTATTTTTAGAGGAGGTAATGTGCAAAATATTATATCTATAGACCCTTTTGCTATTCAAAATACAGAGGTGATTTTGGGTGCAGGATCCGTTATCTATGGGAGTGATGCTATAGGTGGTGTTATGAATTTTTATACAAAAAAACCAAAATTATCAGAATCGGATTCATTGTTGTTAAAGACAAATGCCATTTTAAGATATACTTCTGCTTCAAATGAAAAAACAGGCCATTTAGATGTTAATTTAGGGTATAAAAATTGGGCATTTTTGACCAGTGTAAGTTATACAGATTTTGACGATTTAAAAATGGGAAAATTTGGACCTAATGATTATTTGCGTAATGAATATGTAAATACTAGTAATGGTATAGATATTATTACCCAAAATGATGATCCAAGAGTACAAAAATTTACGGGTTACAACCAAATAAACCTGCTTGAGAAAATTCATTATAAAGCTAATGATAAATTGCATTTTGATCTAGGAATACATTATTCCGTAACTTCTGATTACCCACGATATGATAGACTTATGAGGTATAGTGGTAATGAACTGCGCTCTGCTGAATGGAGTTATGGCCCACAAAAATGGTTTATGGGAAATATTAAAATGACCACTTTAAGTAGCAAATCTAATTTATACGATAACTTTAAGGTTACCGCAGCTTATCAGAATTTCCAAGAAAGTAGAATAGATAGAAATTTATACTCAGATTCAAGAAGAATTAGAGAAGAAAATGTAGATGTGTTAACTGCCAATTTAGATTTTGAAAAAACCTTATCCGACACTTCAAGGTTATTCTATGGTGCAGAATATGTTTATAATACAGTTGGTTCTAAAGCAAAAGAAACTTCTATTTCTTCAAATACATCTCAACCTATTGCAACAAGGTATCCTCATGGCTCTACTTGGCAGTCTATTGCAGCATATACGAGTTATAAATATAAACCAAATAGTAAGTTTACATTTCAATCAGGTATTAGGTTTAATCATATATCTATAAATGCAAATTTAGAAGAAAACAATGCATTTTTAAACCTGCCTTTTAGCGATGCTAGTATTAATACTGGTGCTTTTACGGGAACAGCAGGTATCAGTTGGGCACCAAACAAAATATTATTGTGGAAATTAAACACATCTACAGCATTTAGAGCACCAAATATTGATGATGTGGGTAAAATATTTGATTCTGAACCAGGATCTGTTGTAGTACCCAATACTAATTTAAAATCCGAATATGCTTACGGAGGTGAATTAGGCTTAGTTTTAAATATTAATGATGACGTAATTTTCGATTTAGCAGCCTACTACACCTATCTTGATAATGCATTGGTTAGACGTGATTTTACTTTAAATGGAGAAACTCAAATGATGTATGATGGTGAATTGAGTGATATTCAAGCAATCCAAAATGCTTCTAAAGCATGGATTTATGGTTTTGAAGCTGGAGTTAAAATCTCTTTTAATGACTATTTAAAATTAACATCACAATATAGTATTACTAGAGGGACTGAAGAGGATAAGGATGGAATAGAAGTTCCAGTGAGGCATGTGGCTCCAAGTTTTGGAAACACGCATTTAATTTGGGATAAAAACAAATTAAAATGCGATGCATTTATAAATTATAATGGAGAATTATCTAACAATCAACTAGCATCTTCATTAGTAGATTATATTTTTGCCTTAGATGAGAATGGAAAACCGTATGCACCATCTTGGTATACCTTAAATTTTAGATCTCAATATCATATTAGTCCATCTACATCCTTAATTGCTACAATTGAAAATATTACAAATCAATTATATAGACCTTACTCCTCTGGTATTGCTGCTCCAGGGACTAACGTCATTTTATCTTTAAAGTATAGTCTATAAGAACAAAAAAGCGAAGAGAAATCTTCGCTTTTAACATTTATTCGATAATAAGATTAATATTTTTTAACAGTTTTTTTAGTAATAACGTTGTTATTATCCAGTGTAATTTTAGCGATATAAGGCGCTTGCCTTAAGTTAGCTAGTTTTAAAGTTTCGTTATTACTATTCACATTAAAATCATATAAAACACGTCCTTGTAGATCAATAATTTTAATGGCATTCATTTTATTTGAAGCGTTTAACTTAAACTGTACATCTCCATTTTTATGTTCAATAATAGAAAGCGCATTTTCATCAAAAGCGATATCATTTAAAGATAAAGCAGCTTCGCTAAAAGCAATTTCAAAACGATCGTTAAATTCTCCAACTTCCGAAGTAAAGTTATAATCATTATCTTTTAAATTATGGAGCACGTTTAATAACTTATCTTTTAAAAATATAGGATTATCATTTAAAAAGCTCCCTTGTAGTTGAGGAACAGACAAAGTATAAATTGTTGCGATATCTATTTTAGTAGAGTAGCCAACTTTAATAACTTCATCTTTATTAATACTATTCATATCTTTTCCTTGAATAACAAATCTCTTAGGATCATTTTCTATAATGGAGTATAAAATAGCCGAAGCATCAGAAGCTAAGTTTTTAGGCGTATCATATGCCATTCCATCATTAGCATCAGTAGCCCCTTTAGCATAAGCGACAAGAATTTGGTTAAAGACTCCATTATCTGAAGTTAAGTTTAACCACAGTTTATTCGTTTTATTAGAAGCTCTAAAGAACTGGTCATTATTACCAGTTACTCTCATAGAATTATTAAAAACAACAGTCCCTTCACTAATATCACCAGTAGTAGCATCAGGAGTAGCAGCATCAGAATAAACAACAAAGAAACCTTGACCAGAAGGGATGTTTCTTGATGGTATTGTACCATCACCACCAGCAGTTTGTCCAATGGCATTAATAACTGCATAGTCAGAACCAGCAAAGTTTAAATTTTGATTTCCGTTAGCGGTATTAGAAGGTGCAGTATTTTGTGACCAAAGAAAGATAGCACCATCCAAAGCAGCATTATGAGGTGTGTTAGTAGCAATAATACTATTAGAGGCTAAAAACAAATCAGCATCAATAGCAGAAGGATATGGGTTTCCAATGAAATTCCAATTATTATCATCTGTATTAGAATCATTCCTATAAACAGGAACAGTAATAACACCATTATTAAAAGGGCCTTCAAAAATGTAATCAAATTGATATGGCGGACTAGAAAATGGAGGTCCAATAAAAAGAGCTTGTGAATGAGTAGAAGCATATCCAACTCCAGGAGTCATCACAGTAGCTCCACTAACAAAAGCCCAATCATCACCGTTGTCATCAATATCATCTTGACCAGGAACAGTAGCATTGTTATTGTTAGTTTCCATAGTTGCATCTAAAAAATTGGCACCATTATAGGAAAAACGTCTATCAGGTTGTGAAAAAGACAAACCTGTTTCAATTGTTTCGCCAAATACAGGAGAACTCCAATAGGTATATTCATACCAATCATTCATAGGAGCAGTTTTCTTTACAACTTGTATTAATCCATTATTGGTAACGGTAGCTGTATTATTATTTTGAACGACAGCACCTTGAGGATTTACAATTATAGTACCATCAACGATTATATCATTTTCAACTTCTATGTAATTACCGTTAGTAACGGTTAATGTATTACCTGCATTTACTGTTAAGTTACAAGCTGTAAAACTTCCATTTGTAGTTGTGTTATAAACATCATTAATAATAACAGGGTCATTCACTGTTGGTGTTCCTGGAATATCCCAATTACCAGCTTGCCAAGTATAAGTTGTTCCTCCATAGCATGGAATTGCATTTACTGAACCATTAAAAGTAAAGTCATTAATACTAAAAGTTCCATTTACACTAGAAGCTCCCCAACCATAAACCCGATAAGTAATTGTAGTAGTAATATTTTGATATGTAGCGTTAGATAAATCTATAGCTGATCCAGTAAAAGCAGGAACACCTATATCAGAAATATATCCATCAACACTACTTCTTATAGCTAAATTTGTTGGTCCAGTAGCTGAAGTTTGACCTGTATATTCAAAACTGATAAAATCAATTTCATAACCTGCATTTGGATTTAATGTAAATTCAAAATAAGAATTAGCATCCAATGTTGCAGTATTCCAACTTGAGGCATTATATCTATTATTTGTGTTTGTCCCAGTTAATCCAGTTCCTCTTCCTATTCCAGAAACAGTAATATTTGGATCAATAACTTGACCATTTGTGAAAGGATTGAAATTATTTGGCTGATTTCCGCCAACTCCATCAATATTATTTGTAAAAATACTTTGCCCATAACTAAAGCTAGAAACTAAAAAAAGTAATATAAATGTAATTTTGTATTTCATTTGCTAAGCTTAAAATA is from Pontimicrobium sp. SW4 and encodes:
- a CDS encoding TonB-dependent receptor; translation: MRSLCFFFLCFFCLFTSAQEITVLDATTSEPILGVAAYNSSKTKSTISGFDGKIVLDIFSENEKITFQHIAHITTTLVKSNITNIIYLKSKSQDLDEIVISASKFEQSKKEVPQKIMSIKAEDVVFSNPQTSADLLQNSGQVFIQKSQMGGGSPLIRGFSTNRLLISVDDVRMNTAIFRGGNVQNIISIDPFAIQNTEVILGAGSVIYGSDAIGGVMNFYTKKPKLSESDSLLLKTNAILRYTSASNEKTGHLDVNLGYKNWAFLTSVSYTDFDDLKMGKFGPNDYLRNEYVNTSNGIDIITQNDDPRVQKFTGYNQINLLEKIHYKANDKLHFDLGIHYSVTSDYPRYDRLMRYSGNELRSAEWSYGPQKWFMGNIKMTTLSSKSNLYDNFKVTAAYQNFQESRIDRNLYSDSRRIREENVDVLTANLDFEKTLSDTSRLFYGAEYVYNTVGSKAKETSISSNTSQPIATRYPHGSTWQSIAAYTSYKYKPNSKFTFQSGIRFNHISINANLEENNAFLNLPFSDASINTGAFTGTAGISWAPNKILLWKLNTSTAFRAPNIDDVGKIFDSEPGSVVVPNTNLKSEYAYGGELGLVLNINDDVIFDLAAYYTYLDNALVRRDFTLNGETQMMYDGELSDIQAIQNASKAWIYGFEAGVKISFNDYLKLTSQYSITRGTEEDKDGIEVPVRHVAPSFGNTHLIWDKNKLKCDAFINYNGELSNNQLASSLVDYIFALDENGKPYAPSWYTLNFRSQYHISPSTSLIATIENITNQLYRPYSSGIAAPGTNVILSLKYSL
- the recO gene encoding DNA repair protein RecO; this encodes MIISTKAIVLSKIKYKDHDLIIKCYTEKFGVISYLVKNALKTKKGKFKVAYFQPLSLLEIEADHKENRSLNYLRDIKLQTYYSSLHTNVIKSTIAMFLSEVLSSILIEEEKNEALYSFLETTMIWFDESETNTNFHLLFLTELTKYLGFYPENPKTINSTYFNLEEGKFQNIKTNSNCITGNNLTILKQCLGIKFDDSKLLEITSSQKRDFLSMILLYFKLHLDGFKHPKSLSILNQVFS
- the gdhA gene encoding NADP-specific glutamate dehydrogenase, giving the protein MKAKIDAFLELVKERNGNEPEFMQAVHEVAETVIPFIEENPKYQGKMLLERMVEPERTIIFRVPWVDDNGNTQVNRGFRVEFNSAIGPYKGGLRFHPSVNLSILKFLGFEQVFKNSLTTLPMGGGKGGSDFNPKGKSDNEVMRFCQSFMNELFRHIGANTDVPAGDIGVGGREIGYMFGQYKRLRNEFTGILTGKGIAYGGSLIRPEATGYGTVYFAKNMLATKGDSFNEKTVVISGSGNVAQFACEKATELGAKVVTLSDSSGFIHDADGIDADKLAFVMNLKNVKRGRISEYTSQYPSAIFHADKRPWSISCDIALPCATQNELNEEEAQVLISNNVIAVAEGANMPTTPEAIEAFQNAKVLFSPGKASNAGGVATSGLEMSQNSLRLNWTREEVDAKLNRIMDDIHESCVKYGTGADGYVNYVRGANIAGFVKVADAMLDQGVV
- a CDS encoding two-component regulator propeller domain-containing protein, with amino-acid sequence MKKKFFIIFFALIGVFFLNAQSTSLLWEGHFSYLNIKDVVASQEKIYAASENAIFSYDLITQELETISTVTGLSGELISTIHYSENYNLLIIGYENGLMEVFNESTEEMTTVVDILDKNTIPPNNKRINHFRELDEYIFISADFGISVFDLSRLEFGDTYYIGNGGSQIQVNQSTIFNGYIYAACEGGGGIKRGLLSSPNLIDFQEWEQISTSNFNGIETVLNKLYCTSTNSRIYEINGTTLNQLAVYPRQPLDIKSSNNQLVITTQDNVYIYDSDFNLLVNPTLTIEFDTTFTSSTVTQEGIYIGSNGFGVLRTIEADVATFLEIHPDGPLRNDVFSITSGFGNVWISYGDYTKFYNPSPFKNEGVSQLFDDKWNNISYENVFGLRNLNAISINPLNPQQVFVSSFHDGMLEINDGMATQRLDETNSGLESLVLPSTPNYKSIRVSGTTFDDNGVLWSLTGLVEKPLKSYDPNSNLWRSFDFTELIPNALTDNIGFKELLLAPSGDIFIASFSYGVIGFKENGGNFIFRNVDKENGNLPEKSVRAIALDKGGQLWIGTDIGLRVLYNVSGFFNDENLTTDEIVILDNGIPKELLQDQFISDIKVDGSNNKWVATIGAGLYYFSPDGQQTIYHFTKDNSPLPSNNVNDVSIDDVNGVIYIGTDKGLMSFKSGGSSPTEELVDAYVYPNPVRPEFNITTEKVKIKDITDNVNIKITDIEGNLVAEAQSRANSRYRGYNLEIDGGTAYWNGKNMANNTVASGVYLVMISDMGSLETKVLKLMIIRQ
- a CDS encoding T9SS type A sorting domain-containing protein is translated as MKYKITFILLFLVSSFSYGQSIFTNNIDGVGGNQPNNFNPFTNGQVIDPNITVSGIGRGTGLTGTNTNNRYNASSWNTATLDANSYFEFTLNPNAGYEIDFISFEYTGQTSATGPTNLAIRSSVDGYISDIGVPAFTGSAIDLSNATYQNITTTITYRVYGWGASSVNGTFSINDFTFNGSVNAIPCYGGTTYTWQAGNWDIPGTPTVNDPVIINDVYNTTTNGSFTACNLTVNAGNTLTVTNGNYIEVENDIIVDGTIIVNPQGAVVQNNNTATVTNNGLIQVVKKTAPMNDWYEYTYWSSPVFGETIETGLSFSQPDRRFSYNGANFLDATMETNNNNATVPGQDDIDDNGDDWAFVSGATVMTPGVGYASTHSQALFIGPPFSSPPYQFDYIFEGPFNNGVITVPVYRNDSNTDDNNWNFIGNPYPSAIDADLFLASNSIIATNTPHNAALDGAIFLWSQNTAPSNTANGNQNLNFAGSDYAVINAIGQTAGGDGTIPSRNIPSGQGFFVVYSDAATPDATTGDISEGTVVFNNSMRVTGNNDQFFRASNKTNKLWLNLTSDNGVFNQILVAYAKGATDANDGMAYDTPKNLASDASAILYSIIENDPKRFVIQGKDMNSINKDEVIKVGYSTKIDIATIYTLSVPQLQGSFLNDNPIFLKDKLLNVLHNLKDNDYNFTSEVGEFNDRFEIAFSEAALSLNDIAFDENALSIIEHKNGDVQFKLNASNKMNAIKIIDLQGRVLYDFNVNSNNETLKLANLRQAPYIAKITLDNNNVITKKTVKKY